In Oncorhynchus masou masou isolate Uvic2021 chromosome 31, UVic_Omas_1.1, whole genome shotgun sequence, the sequence ctgtgtacaatgtacTGTAtgataatgcatgcagagcagaattaggccgatacccactcattatcaaaatccagaaaatagttGTTAAATTATACAATTAccaaaaaggaagcgattcccaaaccttccataacaaagccatcacctacagagagaatCTCAGAAatagtcccctaagcaagctggttctggggctctatTCCAAAACACAAACATACCCACAGAGCCCTAGGACTGCAACACAATAAGACCTcgccaaatcatgagaaaacgaAAAGATCATTACACACATtcgaaagaatttacaaaaaaatttAGCAAACTAAAATGTTATTTGGccccctaaacagagagtacacagtggcataaTACCTGacaactgtgactgacccaaaattaaggaaatctttgactataaACAGAAAGGccaccataggcagacctggctttcaagagaagacagtctatgtgctcactgcccacaaaatgaggtggaaactgagcagcacttcctaatctcctgccaaatgtatgaccatattagagacacatatttccctcagattacacagacccacaaagaatctGAAAACAATTCccattttgataaactctcatatctattgtgtgaaataccacagtgtgccatcacagtagcaagatttgtgacctgttgccacaagaaacgggcaaccagtgaagaacaaacattaTTGTAAATACAGACCATgtttatgttaatttattttcccttttgtgctttaactatttgcacatagtcacaacactgtacatagctgtACTATTCCTCTGGAACTTTTGtacgtgtaatgtttactgtaaatgttgtattgtttatttcacttttgtttattatctatttctcTTGCTTTAACAATGTAAAcatatttcccatgccaataaagccccttaaattgaattgagtgtAATAAATGCATAATAAGAACAATGTGCTTCTGgcacatcctgtgtgtgtgtgtgtgtgtgtgtgtgtgtgtgtgtgtgtgtgtgtgtgtgtgtgtgtgtgtgtgtgtgtgtgtgtgtgtgtgtgtgtgtgtgtgtgtgtgtgtgtgtgtgtgtgtgtgtgtgtgtgtgcgtgtgcttgtgtgtcagagagaaaaacagacagatagacactgCTAAAACAAAAACAATTGAAAACATGATTATTTGGTAATTAAACAATCAAATCAAAAATAACGAAAGTTGGTTATCCCTATTAACCAAACGCTCGAAAAAAACGAAGGAGTAAAGGGAGTTattgaggggtggggggggggggcatgcgcGATGAGCGACTGCGGTGCCTGGCCAGCAGTGTCCAATCTTTAAAAAGGGCTGCAGCCAGCTAgttccgagagagagagagagagtctctttCTCTGAATGGCTGAACCTACAAATTAAACAGAACTTGTAGTTTCATGTTTCTCAAAACAAGGCTATACCCATCTACACAAAGAAGCAATATTTACAGGGACTTCATCACTTCGTGGGATTTATGTTGAACAAGTAGCCAGTTTTGGATAATGATGATTTCCGTTAAGTTTTTTTCATTATTTGAGATGACAGTGATTCGGAGTCGTTGATCAATTACATTGTATATGTCTAAATCTAGAGCTTTTAACAAAAACACGTAGCAGTGTCTTATCAGCGGCGATGTAGTGTCAATTGCATTCTATGAGGAAAGTTGTGGTTTGTAAAAGTCGATTATAACGTTTTACCCTGATAAGCGTAAAGGAGGCGGGTATTAAAGGAAGAAAGCAAGGAACGAAGAAAAGCTTTGTAGCCTAGCAAGCCATCCTGTGAGGAAACTGAGCGGAGGAGGAGATGTACATATGTGAGTTTAGACTGGGTGTGGGTATGTGTGCCAACTGTCTTGTCAGCCTCTTTCTTGGTGTGGTTGTTTTGTTGTTCGGCctctgtttgcgtgtgtgttgtgtttgcgcGCGCGCCTGCATGCGGTTGTGTATCAATTTCCATTTCATTTTCATCAGCAACAGCAACATCAGTTGACAGACATTAGTCAGAGGCGCATGATGCCCACATCAGCTCGTGGTACAAAACCGGGTGATTCAGTGCGCAAGCGGCCCAGTGATGCTGAGGTGACAGCTCCCTCAGCGCGCTGTCTCTTTCCTAACACACTCTGTAAAACACCAGTAGCAGCTGTGCCGCTGATGGTCCTCGGGTTTCAGAGTGTGTGTCTTTTTATTCTTTATccctcaaactctctctctctctctcctgatttaCTCTCTATGCCCTATTCAACCCCCATCCAGTCTGGGTAGCTCTCTTTCTGATAGAGGAAGGCTTTGCATTGGCACAGAAAACCAAAGGTGGGTGTGATCTCATTTGTATGGCAGAAATGTGTTCTATTCAGGGTGAATGTTTGTTTTAattcactgaacaaaaatataaatacaacatgtaaagtcttggtcccttgtttcatgagctgaaattaaatatcccagaaatgttccatatgctcAAAAATCTTGTTGTCACAAATGTTGGGCATGTGGTGGTTAATTTAtttactatcaaatgaggagagaccaacttatcacacaagtcagagttatacttaaactaaatcTATGAGAGCTTTGCAATGGCAATGGCTTGTCGACGAATCACCATTTCTAATGATCCGTTGAGAGCGGCAACACAAAGGCTACTGAGATCTTTCATAGGAAAGATACACCCCTTTCAACCTACATGACGAACAACAGATAtatagaatgggtcacaaggttaagatttgtatgaaagatacttatAATACATTGTAGACAGTATCTGCTGTGTCAACAGTTGTCATTGTATAGAGACCAGTGTCTCCGCTCCACTGgaaccatctctccctggtaccatatagaacagaaacattaactcatgctctggaatgctctttaggttttatcacccaaagacatcgtaaatcttctctgtcagtgttatctcccagaggcccatcctcagtagaacacacacacacaaaagctatAAGAATACTCTATTCTGTCGAATACAACAACCATTTGATACAATAGAAGTATTATAACATAATCGTGCAATTTCTCTCACaagcacaaatgtgtttacatccctgttagtgagcatttttttCTTTGCCaacataatccatccacctgacaggtgtggcacatcaagaagctgattaaacagcatgattattatacaggtgcaccttgtgctagggacaatgaCAGGCCACTCTAAAAGGTGCAGTTATGTCACATAACACAATtccatagatgtctcaagttttgagggagcgtgcaattagcctgctgactacaggaatgtccacctgagctgttgcaaagaatgtaatgttcatttctttgacataagccgcctccaacgtggttttagagattttggcagtacgtccaaccagcctcacaaccgcagaccacgtgtatagcGGTGTGTGGACGAGCGGATTGCTTATGtcagcgttgtgaacagagtgccccatggttgcggtggggttatggtatgggtaggcataagctacgaacaacgaacacaattgctttttatcaatggcaatatgaatgcacaaaaataccatGACGAGACCCCGAGGCCTATTTTTTTAAGCTATCTGTGGCCAATAAATACATATCTGTATCCCCattcatgtgaaattcatagattaggatctaagaatttatttaaattgaatgATTtcgtatatgaactgtaactcagtaaattctttgaaattgttgcatgttgcgtttatatttttgttcagtatattttataTCTGTCACATTTTATAAATGTCACAGAAACTCAGTTGTGATCGGTTGAGTATGTTATGTCTTTCAAGGAATACATACGTTAATTCATGTGTGTTAATTTCACATTTGGAAATCAAACTAAGACAGTGCTTTTGGAGTCATCCCCATTATATAGAAGTACACTCATAATCAAGCTGTTTCTACACCGGAATAATATCGGTGACATCACTGTACTAATAAATACTtcctggtgtgtggtgtgtgattgTTTTTTCCATGGCATCCGTAGACTCTCAGAATGTGGGTAAGATTTCCCAGAATGCCCGACAGTGTGGCACCTGGATCAGAAACATCAACGGGGGGCAGTTCAGCTCTCCAAACTACCCTAAAATCTACCCTCCCAACAAGGAGTGCCTCTACATACTGGAaggtaacacacgcacacacacgcatgcgcacgcacacacacacacacacacacacacacacacacacacacacacacacacacacacacacacacacacacacacacacacacacacacacacacacacacacacacacacacacacacacacacacacacatggattaaAACGCTTACATATTTTGACACAGAGCGGCTTTTTTACCTTGGCCAAATAGTGACACctactctccttcccctcccagcCCTGCCCCGTCAGAGGATCGAGCTTCTGTTTGATGATATCTTTTACATTGAGCCATCCTTTGAGTGTCGTTTCGACCACATCGAGGTGAGAGATGGTCCGTTCAGTTTCTCTCCTCTGATCAACCGCTTCTGTGGCTCCTCCAGCCCAGGCCTGGTGCTCTCCAGTGGACGATTCATCTGGATCCGCTTCTCCAGTGATGAGGAGCTGGAGGGACTGGGCTTCAGGGTCCAGTACACCTTTACCGCAGGTAATTTACCTAAGCCACAGCTAATGAACCACAACACACCTTTTACACAGGTAATACACTTCTATACTTACCTTTACCGCAAGTAATTTACCTGAACCACAGATAATGAACCACAACACACCTTTTACACAGGTAATACACTTCTATACTTACCTTTACCGCAAGTAATTTACCTGAACCACAGATAATGAACCACAACACACAAAGGGAGTGGCTAACTCAATCCAACATAACACATCTAGGCATCAGGGTCCAGTACATATTTTCTGCAAGTAATTTACCTCAACCACAGTTAGCACTTTACTGTAGGTAACACATCTTAGGAGCAAACATTGACTTCAGCTATTTATTATTTTCAGACCCAGAGTTTCACCTCCACGTGGGAGGAATATTAAATCCTATTCCAGGTAATTCATCAACACTTTAACCACTTCTTCAACGAGATAACAATAATATAACACTTTATTTAACTGGATTTAACACGATCATATGTGTTTCTTCATCCCACCCtatcacctctctttctccctgtctttccctctctctcctcctccgctATCTGTCAGACTGTCAGTTTGAGCTAAGTGGAGCTGATGGTATGATCCGGTCCggtcaggtggaggaggaggacaaagtAAAACCTGACCAGGCGGTTGACTGTATCTGGACCATACGAGCTCCGCCCAACTTCAAGGTCAATTACACCTCTATGACATGTCTCAACTCTCCATATCTAAATATCTTTATCTAACAATCTATATCTAAATATCTATATCTCCCCTCTTTAacaactccctccctccatccatctgtttctctctcccttttttctTGGTCAGATCTACCTGCGGTTTCTGGAGTATCAGCTGGAGAATTCGAACGAGTGTAAGAAGAACTTTGTGGCCGTGTACGACGGCAGCAGTGCCATAGAGGATCTCAAGGTAGGAGTTGGAATGAGAACTCCTTCACTGACTCACTCGCTCACTAACTACTATGCAGTAATACATATCATTCCCACATTGTACACATTCATAATAAAACTAGAGGAGAGTTAGCACTAATCAACATTAACTACTTATCGGAATAAAGCTGGTGCAGTGATGCATGTGATAGTGAGTTTATTGTTGTCATACTTTTAGTTTGTCATATCATCATGTTTTATCGTTTTAATGAATTGTTTATTTACTGTGACATCATGGTCGCTGCAGGCCAAGTTCTGCAGTACCGTTGCCACTGACGTAATGCTTGACAACGGGGTAGGCGTGGTCAGGATGTGGGCCGACGAAGGCAGCAGACTCAGCCGCTTTCGCATGCTCTTCACGTCTTTCGCAGACCGTGAGTCCATCAcgttctttctgtctttctcttcacGCCTTTCTTCACCTGTTTGGCCTACCATGAGTCCATCAcgttctttctgtctttctcttcacCCCTTTCTTCACCTGTTTGGCCTACCATGAGTCCATCAcgttctttctgtctttctcttcacTCCTTTCTTCACCTGTTTGGCCTACCATGAGTCCATCGcgttctttctgtctttctcttcacTCCTTTCTTCACCTGTTTGGCCTACCATGAGTCCATCGcgttctttctgtctttctcttcacCCCTTTCTTCACCTGTTTGGCCTACCATGAGTCCATCAcgttctttctgtctttctcttcatTCCTTTCTTCACCTGTTTGGCCTACCATGAGTCCATCacgt encodes:
- the neto2b gene encoding neuropilin and tolloid-like protein 2 isoform X1, translated to MYIFWVALFLIEEGFALAQKTKDSQNVGKISQNARQCGTWIRNINGGQFSSPNYPKIYPPNKECLYILEALPRQRIELLFDDIFYIEPSFECRFDHIEVRDGPFSFSPLINRFCGSSSPGLVLSSGRFIWIRFSSDEELEGLGFRVQYTFTADPEFHLHVGGILNPIPDCQFELSGADGMIRSGQVEEEDKVKPDQAVDCIWTIRAPPNFKIYLRFLEYQLENSNECKKNFVAVYDGSSAIEDLKAKFCSTVATDVMLDNGVGVVRMWADEGSRLSRFRMLFTSFADPPCSGDMFFCHSSMCINNSLVCNGVQNCVFPWDESNCKEKKPKGLFHHITKTHGTIIGVSTGLVLLLLVISILVQVKQPRKKVVARKSALFNRADFKQVFEPPHYELFSLREKELSTDIDLPEELQSLSALRRSSTTSRCIHEHHCGSQASANPSRRASSVGIGSMELPPFRCEFTQGQPGSLPSLRGVNSSLRKKSWPSMKQVGLVGGEGLVDQVRGREDRVMEEEEEEEVEGGKCDVYVHRGMSMRSICEMSQQRSMSMDF
- the neto2b gene encoding neuropilin and tolloid-like protein 2 isoform X2, which gives rise to MYIYSQNVGKISQNARQCGTWIRNINGGQFSSPNYPKIYPPNKECLYILEALPRQRIELLFDDIFYIEPSFECRFDHIEVRDGPFSFSPLINRFCGSSSPGLVLSSGRFIWIRFSSDEELEGLGFRVQYTFTADPEFHLHVGGILNPIPDCQFELSGADGMIRSGQVEEEDKVKPDQAVDCIWTIRAPPNFKIYLRFLEYQLENSNECKKNFVAVYDGSSAIEDLKAKFCSTVATDVMLDNGVGVVRMWADEGSRLSRFRMLFTSFADPPCSGDMFFCHSSMCINNSLVCNGVQNCVFPWDESNCKEKKPKGLFHHITKTHGTIIGVSTGLVLLLLVISILVQVKQPRKKVVARKSALFNRADFKQVFEPPHYELFSLREKELSTDIDLPEELQSLSALRRSSTTSRCIHEHHCGSQASANPSRRASSVGIGSMELPPFRCEFTQGQPGSLPSLRGVNSSLRKKSWPSMKQVGLVGGEGLVDQVRGREDRVMEEEEEEEVEGGKCDVYVHRGMSMRSICEMSQQRSMSMDF